From a region of the Ovis aries strain OAR_USU_Benz2616 breed Rambouillet chromosome 2, ARS-UI_Ramb_v3.0, whole genome shotgun sequence genome:
- the NFIL3 gene encoding nuclear factor interleukin-3-regulated protein isoform X1: MQLRKMQSIKKEQASLDAGTSVDKMMVLNSALTEVSEDLTTGEELLLSEGSVGKNKSSACRRKREFIPDEKKDAMYWEKRRKNNEAAKRSREKRRLNDLVLENKLIALGEENATLKAELLSLKLKFGLISSTAYAQEIQKLSNSTAVYFQDYQTSKSTVSAFVDEHEPSMVASSCISVIKHSPQSSLSDVSEVSSLEHSQEGPVQSGCRSPESKFQVIKQEPMELESYAREPRDDRGAYRGAVYQNYMGNSFPGYSHSPPLLQVNRSSSNSPRTSETDEGAVGKSSDGEDEQQVPKGPIHSPVELQRVHATVVKVPEVNSSALPHKLRIKGKAMQIKVEAFDHEFEGTQKLSSPVDMTSKRHFELEKHTTPNLVHSSLTPFSVQVTNIQDWSLKSEHWHQKELNGKIQSSFKTGVVEVKDSGYKVSDPENLFLKQGIANLSAEVVSLKRLIATHQISASDSG, translated from the coding sequence ATGCAGCTGAGAAAAATGCAGAGCATCAAGAAGGAGCAGGCATCTCTTGATGCTGGTACCAGTGTGGACAAGATGATGGTGCTTAATTCTGCCTTGACCGAAGTCTCCGAAGACTTGACGACAGGGGAAGAACTCCTTCTCAGTGAAGGAAGTGTGGGGAAAAACAAGTCCTCAGCATGTCGGAGGAAACGGGAATTCATTCCCGACGAGAAGAAAGATGCCATGTATTGGGAAAAGCGGCGGAAAAATAACGAAGCTGCCAAGAGGTCCCGGGAGAAACGTCGACTGAATGACCTGGTTTTGGAGAACAAACTCATTGCACTGGGAGAAGAAAACGCCACTTTAAAAGCTGAACTGCTTTCCCTAAAATTAAAGTTTGGTTTAATTAGCTCAACAGCCTACGCCCAGGAGATTCAGAAACTCAGTAATTCTACAGCTGTGTACTTTCAAGACTACCAGACTTCCAAATCCACTGTGAGCGCCTTTGTGGATGAGCATGAGCCCTCGATGGTGGCCAGCAGTTGCATTTCTGTCATCAAGCACTCTCCTCAGAGTTCTCTGTCTGATGTTTCAGAAGTATCCTCGCTAGAACATTCACAGGAGGGCCCTGTGCAGAGTGGCTGCAGAAGCCCAGAAAGCAAGTTCCAGGTCATCAAGCAAGAGCCAATGGAACTGGAGAGCTATGCCAGGGAACCCAGAGATGACCGGGGTGCCTACCGAGGGGCCGTGTATCAGAACTACATGGGGAATTCCTTTCCCGGATACTCGCACTCTCCCCCTCTGCTGCAGGTCAACCGGTCCTCCAGTAACTCTCCGAGGACATCGGAAACTGATGAAGGTGCAGTAGGAAAGTCATCCGATGGAGAAGATGAGCAGCAGGTTCCCAAGGGCCCGATCCACTCTCCCGTCGAACTTCAGCGTGTCCACGCCACAGTGGTTAAAGTTCCAGAAGTGAATTCCTCTGCCTTGCCACACAAGCTTCGGATTAAAGGCAAAGCCATGCAGATAAAAGTGGAAGCCTTCGATCATGAGTTTGAGGGCACACAAAAACTTTCCTCTCCTGTTGACATGACGTCGAAGAGACATTTCGAACTCGAGAAGCATACCACCCCCAACCTGGTACATTCTTCTCTCACTCCCTTTTCAGTCCAAGTGACTAACATTCAAGATTGGTCTCTCAAATCTGAACACTGGCATCAAAAAGAACTTAATGGCAAAATTCAGAGTAGTTTCAAAACTGGAGTGGTGGAAGTGAAAGACAGTGGTTACAAAGTCTCTGACCCAGAGAATTTGTTTCTGAAGCAGGGGATAGCAAACTTGTCTGCAGAGGTGGTCTCACTTAAAAGACTTATAGCCACACACCAAATCTCTGCTTCAGACTCTGGGTAA